Part of the Rothia mucilaginosa genome, CGCCACGTTAATGTAGCCGGCAACAAAAATCGCGCCAAGAATCAGCAGCAGAATGTTCGTGCCCTGCACCGTCGCAAAGCTCACGCTCACCAGTACGCCAATCACCAGCTGCAGGCCCGCACGACGCACAATGCTCACGCCGCGAATATCCTCAAGCCAGCCCAGGGCAAGAGCACACAGAATCGCCGCGGCAATCGTCACCGCCAGCTGCAAAGACTCAGCAGAACGGTACGTCCAGCCGAACAGGGTAGCCGCCACAAACGCCACAAAGGTCGCAGCCGCAGTCGCCAAACCCATACCGCGGTAGGTCGGAGCAGTATGCGAAGAACGCTCATTAGGAACATCCACCATGTTGTAGCGGTGCAAAATCGGGCGCACCGCAAACGGCAAAAGGGCACCCAAAACAAAAGCAAGAGCAAAAATACTCAACAGCTCAGAAAAGGAGGTCATACCAGCTCCAAGGCATTGGCACCGTCGAAGCTGGAACCAAACTCCAGAATCGCGGCTAAGGGACGATATGTGTGTAGTGTGTGTTTACTTCGTATTCTATAAAACTATTCACCGATGCGGGGCTAACCGTCACAGAATCTAGCGCCGTACACAGAATCTAGCGCCGCGCCAAGAGAAAAACACCGGATGCCGCACCTGCCACGCAAGTGCAGCATCCGGTGTCATTCCGTAAAGATTAGAACGTCTGTGCATCCGCCAGAGTACGCGGATCCGGGGCACGCTCCAGGCCATGACGCTCATAGCCGCTGTGCTCCCGATAGTTCTGAATCCAGCGCTCATAATCGAGCTCATCAGGGTCAAGTGCCGGGGCACTCGACCGGGAAATATACCGGTTCTCCTCACTCGGTACCAGCTTCTCGGTACCGCCGAAGAGAGTCTCATCCAGCTTCTCACCCTTGCGAAGACCAATCTCCTTGATCTCCACGTCATACCGCTCATATGCCTGGCGCATCGCCTTCGCAACGTCCAGAATCTTGACCGGCTGGCCCATGTCCAGCACCATGACCTCGCCCGGGCGACCAATTGCACCGGCGAGCATCACCAGCAGGCAGGCATCGGTAATCAGCATGAAGTAACGGGTCGCGCGCTTATCCGTCAGGGTAATCGGACCACCCGAAAGAATCTGCTTCGTAAAGAGCGGCTTAATCGAACCGCGCGAACCAAACACGTTACCGAAACGAACCGACACGTAAGTGTTGCCGGTCTTCTCGCCAAAGTACGCGGTCAGACGCTCCGCCACGCGCTTGGACTGGCCCAGTGCAGTCTTCGGGTCCGCAGCTTTATCGGTCGAAACGTTCACGAAGGTCTTCACGCCCACAGCCTCCGCGGCACGCAGCACGTTCAGAGTGCCCAGGGCGTTCGTCTTCCACGCCTCCTGGGGGTACGCCTCCAGCGCCGACACATGCTTCAACGCCGCAGCGTGGAAGACAACCTCAGGGCGACGGTCACGGAAAATTTCCAGCAGGTTATCGCCCTCACGAATATCAGCCAGAATAATGCGGTCATCATCCAGGCTCGACTCGTGAGTAATCGAAACCTTCGTCTCCATCAGCAGAGTCTCATCATGATCAAGCATCATGAGAGTCTCAGGCTCAAACTCGCTAATCTGACGGCACAGCTCAGAACCAATCGAACCGCCCGCACCCGTGACCAGCACACGCTTACCGTGCAGGTACGAACGCAGAATATCGCGGTCAATATCGTAGTTAATCTCGCCACGAATCACGCGCATCAGGTCGTTATCGCTCGCAGTAATCAGACGCTCACCCATCAGGCGAGCATTCGCACTACTAATACGCTGAACCTCAACCTTAAGCTTACGCATGCGGTTACAGAAGGACTCGAAGTAATCCTCCGGCATATCCGAAATCGTCACCAGAATCTTACGGGTACCCGACTCGCGAATTACCTGCTCCAGCTCGCGGTACGTCGTAATCACCGAAATGCCGTGGAACTTCGTACCAGCTTTCAGCTGGTCATCATCGAAAACCGCAACCGGGCGAAGCTTCGCGTCCTCGTCATGCAGCATCGAATCCATGACCATGCCGCCAATAAAACCGGCACCGTACACAATCACCGGCTCACCGGTCAGCTCACGCACCGCACCGCGCTCAGTGTACACGCGCTTCGCCATACGGGCACCAGCCATCATAATCAGGCTAAATGCCGCCGCAATCGCAGGCACACTATGCGGAATATGCGGCAGACCCAGCAGCTCATCCACAAAGGAGAAAGCAGTCAACGCCGCGCCCGCACTCAAAGCAGCCGCACCGGCACGCCATGACTCGTCAAACGAACCGTACGAATACACGCCGTTATAAATCTTCACGCCCGCCAGACCAATAGCCAGATGCAACACCACAGCCAAAGTAGCGGTCATCGTCAACGACGCCGGGTGAATAATATCGAACACCGAGCCGTTGCTGAGCAGCACACTATAGCGGAGCATATACGCGAACAAAACCGCCAGCAGCCACGCGCTCGAATCAATCAGCGCCTGCGCAATCAGCCACCACGGCTTACGCTCATACAGGCGGTTCACCAGCATCGTGCCGGAGTCACCCTCCGTCACCATCGTGCCGCGCTGAGCAGCCTTCTGCATCACCACATGAGCGTGAGGTTTCAACTGAGCCACTACATGCCTCCTTCAGATGCGGTACCAGAAGAACGAGAAGAAGCACGAGCCGTCAAATACGACAACGCACGAAACGCCGAACGGCGCGCCTGCTCAGGCACAAAACGGTACACGCTACGCACCGCCATGTTCTGAGCCCACTGAAGCTTAGAAATACCGTGACCGGTGTACAGGCGACGCTGAATCGCCAGATCCTGCAACCAGGCATCTACTCCCCCGCGCTTCGTGTACGCGCCCGCACCCACGCGGTAACGCACCAGCGCCTCGGGGATATTACCCAGACGGTAGCCGGCATCGCGCAGACGCATCCACAGCCACCAATCCTCAGCGCCGGGCACAAACTCATAACCGCCCAGCTGCTGCACGGCGCTCTTCACAAACGCCACAGACGGGTGATAAATCGGGTTACGCGAATCCATCGCGCGCAGCAGACGCGCAGAATCAACAATCGCCTCGCGGGTCGACTCCACCGCAGTATTGCTCTCATTCACCTCAAGCATGGCAGAGCCCAGCACCGTGTAGCCGCCCTGCACCAGGGCAGGAATCAGACGCGCAAAACGAGTCGGCTCAGACAGGTCATCAGAATCAGCACGAGCCACCAGCTCATAGGAGCACGCCTGCAGACCGGCATTCAGCGCCTCCGCCAAACCAACATTCTGAGCCAGCTCCACCACCCGAATCGGCGGGCAATCCAGATCCTCGGCGCGCTGAACCCAACGATCCACCACGGCATCCAGCTCGGGGGTCAGCGGGCCGTCCTTCACCAAAACCAGCTCAGAAGGACGCACCGTCTGGTTCAGAAGATTCGACTCCAACGCCTGATCCAAGTAGGCGGGATTCTCCTTCGCGTACACACTCATTAGCACCGAAAAATCGGGTACAGAGCTCACGCAACCGCGCGCCTTCTCAGCCTCAACGGCACTAGCAGTAGCCGGCACGCCGTAGCGGCCGGGGAAAGTCAGCGGGTAAATACCCTCAAGCACCTGAGCATTCGGGCGAGGCGCACGCAAACCATCACGCACACCATTGAGGAAATACCCCAGGTAAGTGCGGCGGTCATCGGTACGCAGGACAGTAGAAATCCATAGGCGCGCCGATGAGCCACCATACAGCAGCTTCTCCAGCGGGTTCAGGGTACGCGAGCGGGTAAAGACCCACAGCTTATTACGCACATCGTTATAGAAACGCGGGCCCGGGTCAGCGTTCGTCGTACCAAAAGTCTTCGTGTGGTGCTTAGCCACCGAAGAAGGCACCGCAATACCGTCACGGTGATGAATCAGACGAGTCGAAAACTCGAAGTCATCATTCCAAATAAAGAACTCAGCAATCGGCAAACCACCATTACGGCGAATAGCCTGCGCATCCATCAGAATCGACACGAACGAGGCGCTACGAATCGGGCGGGCACCCACAGCCTGCGCACGAGCATGACGCTGCTGACCCGCCGCAAACATCGTGCGCGGAGTGTTCATCGGGTGGTCCTCGCCGTTCGTCCACACCACACGAGATGCCACCACCGCGGGGCGCTGCGAAGGCACCGGCGAATAGTTCAGCCAGGCGGCAACCGCCTCCGACAGGGTATTCTCGGTTGGCTCGGTGTCATCATCCATAACCCACACCAGGTCCGGGTTGTGGCGTTCCAGGGCACGGTCAATGCCCACCGCAAAGCCGCCAGCACCACCCATGTTCTTCTCCAGGCGGATGCAATCCACCGGCAGCTCATAGTCCAGGGTGCGCAGATACTCGGCGGTGCCATCCGTGGAGGCGTTATCAACAATCACCACCGCCGTAGGCACGCGCTCACCCGAAGCGATACCAGCCAGGGTCTTCGGTAGCAGGTCCTCGCGGTTATAGGTCACCACCACGGCAACCGTGCGGGGGTACTCGTTCAAAGAATCGCAAGATGAAGACTGATCGGAAGAAGGCTGGGCAAAAGCGGTCACGTCGCTGTACTTTTCTGCCATAAGTTCTCCCTCCACGGCGCGATGCGCCTGAATCAGCCGATACGCGATATACCCATACCGAACTGGGCGCTTGTGGTGTTTCTCGCGCCCGCGGTATTCAACCGTGTGGATATATCACTCAAAGAAAATATTCTACCTGCGGTCTCCACTAGAGAGTGAACCATCACCCCAAAAGGCGCACTTTATGACAAATAAACAACCGAATTCAGTTGATTTATCCGCATAGCGGACGTACCGGCACACCCAGTTTTGGGTATCCATCAAGCTACCAGCTTCACAGCCTGTGTTTGCGCTGTGCACCCCGTGCGAAAAAACGACCAGAGACCGAATAAAACCCCACAAATTCCCCATAAACTGTTCAAATATGGGAAAGTTGAAATGACCCCATTTTTCCCCGCAACGTACGCGGGCTCGTGAGAGGTAAAAGAGATGTCCGAATCCAAGTGGAAAGTCATTGGCGCCAGCGGCTTCGTTGGTTCCTCCATCGTCGCGCGTCTGAACGCAGAAGGTATCAGCGTCGACCCCATCGAGGCACCTCGACTCGCAACCCGCGCCCTCGACGTAGACAGCATCATCGACGAAGCAGACCAGCTTGAAGGCATCATCGACTCCCTCGCAGAAGCCTTCGCCGGCGCGCAGGTCGTCGTCAACGCGGCGGGCCTCGCAGCACCCAATATGCAAGATCTGCCCCCGCTCGTCGGCGCAAACGCCCTGCTTCCCGCCGTAATCGCCATCGCCGCGCAGCGCACCGGCGTGCGCCGCGTCATCCATCTCTCCTCCGCAGCTGTACAGGGCCCGCGCCTCGTGCTGGATGATTCCGAAGAGACTAACCCGTTCAGCGCCTACTCCTTCTCCAAGGCACTCGGTGAAGAAGCGCTGCTCGACCTGCAGGACTACTTCCTCGAAGAGCACCCCGACTGCGCACCCGAACTGTGCATCCTGCGCGCAACCAGCGTGCAGGGCCGCGGCCGACGCACCACCGAACTCTTCGCCAAGATGGCCTCCTCCCCCTTCGCATCCGTTGCGGGTGCGGGCACCGGTAAGTCCCCGGTCTCCAGCGTGCACGCCCTCGCAGAATTCGTGGTCATGCTCGGCACTTTCCCCGGCGAGCTACCCACCATCGTGTTGCAGCCCTGGGAAGGTGCAACCGTCGCCTCCGCATCCGTGGACGCTGGTCGCCGCCACCCGCGCCGCCTGCCCGAGTGGCTCTGCCGCGCGGCCGTCAAGGCGGGCTACACCGTCTCCGAACTAATGAACGACAAGTTCGCAGGATCCGTACGTAAGGTCGAGGTCATGTGGTTCGGCCAGGGCATCGACGACTCCTGGGCACGTGACAACAACCTTCTGCCCACCCCGCGCGTGCGTGAAGTACTGCGCAACGCCCACACCGCGCTGGGTAAGAAGAAGGACCGCCGCTTCGAGAAGAACTAAGCAGACACCTGATTCGAGCTTCACGCTCCAGGGCTTGTCAACGTTATAAGACATAAAGGGAACGCCCGATATATCAGCTGATATATCGGGCGTTCCCTTATACGTTTAATGCTCACAAAAGCTTTAGAGCTGGTCCTCCGGGGCATCCTTCTGCTCGGTCTTTGCCTCAGCTTCAGTCTTGGTAGCCTCAGTCTTAGCGTCTTCAGCCTTAGCTTCTGCCGGCTTAGCCTCGCTCTGAGCGGGTGCACTCTGAGCGGCAGTCTCAATCTTCGACTCGCCAAAGACCAGCGCGCGAGCAGTATCAGCAGGAACCGGGTGGGTCTGCGGCTCATCCGCACGAACCGGCTTCGGAGTGTTGTCACGGTAGCCGCGCGAACGCTCCTGATCCACGCCAGTGCTGAAAGCAGAAGACAGAGCCGAAGTAGCGCCCAGCAGAGACGCAGCGACAGAACCGGCAACCGGTGCCGAAGCGCGACGAGCAGGCTCACCGCTCACAGTGTGGGTGCTGTCCCACTGCTCGTACGCCTCATCCAGGTCAGCCTGCTCATCCAGAGCACGCTCAGAAGGAGTCGACTCAGACGGCGCAGAAGAAGCAGTCTCAGCTTCCTCAACCTTACGAGCTGCCTGCTCGTCAGCCTCCGCACGAGTCAGAATGGTCGGAACGACCTCACGCAGCTCCTCCACTGAAATTGCGCCCTCACGAACCACCACGTAGGGGAAGGAAGTGCAATCCAGAATCGTCGACGGTGCCGGGTCACGCTCAGTCACCACGACCACGCCGTCCTCATTCGGCTCAGATTCAAGCGGCTTAGGACGAGCGCCACCGTCAATCACCACGGCAACGTCCTCACCCAGGGAATCCATGGCGGTCTGTGCGTCCAGTGCGGCTTCTTGACCGGTCTTGTTCGCGCTCGAAACCGCCAGCGGACCGTGCTCAGTCAGCAGCTTCAGGGCGAACTCATCATCGGGAACACGGACGGCAACAGTACCGCGGGTCTCACCCAAATCCCAGCTCAGTGACGGGTACGCGTGAAGAATGATAGTCAGCGCGCCGGGCCAGAAGCGACCACCCAGATCGTAAATATCGTCCGGAACGTCGTCGACCACGCCAGCGAGCGCAGCAAGATCAAAGATCAGCACGGGCGGCGGCATGGTGCGGTCGCGGCCCTTATCTGCCAGCAGCTTGGCAACGCCCTGATGCGAGAAAGCATCGGCGGCAATACCGTAGACGGTATCGGTGGGCATCACAATCGTGTCGTGCGCCTTCAGCGCCTCGCGGGCAGCTTCGATGGCCTCGCGGGTCTCAGTTTCAGTCGTTACGGGGTACAGCTTTGCAGTCACGGGTCTTATTCTCTCATGTTTTTCTGGATGCGGCGAGACACCGGCACCCACAACGCGCCATGTGGAAACGCTCTTCCGGGGGTTCGCCATATTTCACCGGCTCTGGGCTGGTTACTGGGGCGGACGCGTTGCCTTCACGCAGTCCGGCACGGGCTAGGTGGTGCATTTACTAGTCTAAAGGCTCTAGTGGGCGCGGTTTATAACCGACGCTATGACGCGGACGATTATTCAGGTCACGCACCGGGTAGCAGCCCTCGAAGCCAACACGCGCCAACAGCTTGGCGACGGCTTCTTCCTGGGTGTCGTCGTGCTCCATGATGAACAGACCGCCGGGGGCAAGAAGCTCGAAGGCGCGGGCGGCAATTGCGGAGGGCATCTGCATGCCGTCCTCTCCCCCGCCGTACAGCGCCATGTCCGGGTCGTGCAGGGCGGCTTCCGGGTCGGCGGGTACGTTCGCCGGTGGAATGTACGGAGGGTTCGAGAGTACCGCGTCGAAGGTTCCGGTAAGCTCGGGCAGGGCGGTGAGGGCGTCCCCCTGTACCAGGTGCACGCCGAGCGGCTCCAGGTTTTTACGGGTGTAGGGGATGGCCTCTTCGGAGAGTTCCACCGCGAACACCTGGGCGTTCGGCAGTTCGCTCTTGATTGCCGCGGCGATAGCCCCGGAGCCGGTGCATAGGTCGACGATGCGCAGCGCACCGGTTGCCGAAGCGGTACCGGTTGCCGATTTGGCGCGTGCGTTCAGCACTTTGAGGGCTTCTTCGACGAGTAGCTCGGTCTCGGGGCGGGGTACGAACACGCCCGGCCCAACCGACAGCTCTAGGCGGTAGAAGGGAGCGGAGCCGGTGATGTGTTGCAGCGGTTCGCGGCAGCCGCGGCGGGCAACCAGCGCCTCGTACTCTGCGACCTGGCCGGGGGTGAGCCGTTCCCCCATCAGCGCGGCGTGCTGGAGGCGCGAGCGTGAGCCGTCATAGAGCAGGTGTGCGGCGAGTAGCTCAGCATCGACGCGGGGGCTGGGCACCTGCGCCAGTGCCGCGGTGGCGCGCGTGAGTACCTGCGCGAGTTCTTCTCCGCGCGGGTCGTGCACATTCACCTTCATGAGCTCTCCTTATGCTCTCTTCTACCTTTAGAAATTATCCCCTTTTAGGAATTGCCCTTGGACATGTCTAAATAGCGGCTACGCTAGCTCGTATTGTTTGCTTTCACAACCGATATTTCCTCGCTAAGTAGCACCTCACAGAGTACCATTCCTCCGATTCCCTAATTAGTCGATGCGGGTAGCTAGTTTCTCAGACCGGACTATCCGTCATCCAAAAGAAGACAATAGAACCCAGCAAACTTTGCATCTGCCGAGGATGGAGGGGCAGCCGTAACAGCCTGTCACGACCACCCCTCCCCTACACGCTATGCGCTACGGGGATATCCCGTAGACGCTCCGCCCTAGTACCAGAGGTCCTCACCCCGATAGTTTGGGTCGCCTCCGCCGCAGTAAGTGCACTCACTATCGCAATAAGCTGCACCGCATGTTTCACCGGGAATTCCGATAGACAGGTACTCGTAAGTTCCCTTTAGATAGGATGCTTCATGCCAAAGAAGAACCTCGAACGGCGTGGTCTCTTTCGTTTCCCGGTGCAGAAGCCCCGCGAGTGACTCCAACCGGTCAACAACCGCACGGGTAGCGGTGCGCATCAGCCAGCTCCGATCGTCTCGTTCCTCGTACCAGGACGGGTAAACCTTGAACGGATCGGACGGGCTAATCCTGTCCGGAGGGGAAACGTCGGTGGATTTGCTGAAGAAGTACCCCGAATCCACCAGCGCCAACACCATGTGAGGTGCCGTAGCATTCAGCAATTCGGAAGGATACGGCTCATCAGCCAGCGGCGGAAAATACCAGCGGAACCAGTAGCTCCTAGCGCTATGCACCCCTTCAAAGAACTCCGGATGGCTCTCCTGAAGCTCCGCATATTCCTTTGAATACTTGAGAGCGTTCAGAGAGTCCGCCACCTCCGGAGTAATCGGTAAGATGTAAGCCACCGCCCCGCCAAAGTTCCACGTCTGCTGATGCCTAGCATCCGGCCAGTGGTTGGAAATCAGCTTCTTCTGCAGATACCTGCCGAGATAAACATAGTTGTGGTCCTTCACCACAACCACGTTCTCGT contains:
- a CDS encoding polysaccharide biosynthesis protein encodes the protein MAQLKPHAHVVMQKAAQRGTMVTEGDSGTMLVNRLYERKPWWLIAQALIDSSAWLLAVLFAYMLRYSVLLSNGSVFDIIHPASLTMTATLAVVLHLAIGLAGVKIYNGVYSYGSFDESWRAGAAALSAGAALTAFSFVDELLGLPHIPHSVPAIAAAFSLIMMAGARMAKRVYTERGAVRELTGEPVIVYGAGFIGGMVMDSMLHDEDAKLRPVAVFDDDQLKAGTKFHGISVITTYRELEQVIRESGTRKILVTISDMPEDYFESFCNRMRKLKVEVQRISSANARLMGERLITASDNDLMRVIRGEINYDIDRDILRSYLHGKRVLVTGAGGSIGSELCRQISEFEPETLMMLDHDETLLMETKVSITHESSLDDDRIILADIREGDNLLEIFRDRRPEVVFHAAALKHVSALEAYPQEAWKTNALGTLNVLRAAEAVGVKTFVNVSTDKAADPKTALGQSKRVAERLTAYFGEKTGNTYVSVRFGNVFGSRGSIKPLFTKQILSGGPITLTDKRATRYFMLITDACLLVMLAGAIGRPGEVMVLDMGQPVKILDVAKAMRQAYERYDVEIKEIGLRKGEKLDETLFGGTEKLVPSEENRYISRSSAPALDPDELDYERWIQNYREHSGYERHGLERAPDPRTLADAQTF
- the prmC gene encoding peptide chain release factor N(5)-glutamine methyltransferase is translated as MKVNVHDPRGEELAQVLTRATAALAQVPSPRVDAELLAAHLLYDGSRSRLQHAALMGERLTPGQVAEYEALVARRGCREPLQHITGSAPFYRLELSVGPGVFVPRPETELLVEEALKVLNARAKSATGTASATGALRIVDLCTGSGAIAAAIKSELPNAQVFAVELSEEAIPYTRKNLEPLGVHLVQGDALTALPELTGTFDAVLSNPPYIPPANVPADPEAALHDPDMALYGGGEDGMQMPSAIAARAFELLAPGGLFIMEHDDTQEEAVAKLLARVGFEGCYPVRDLNNRPRHSVGYKPRPLEPLD
- a CDS encoding NAD-dependent epimerase/dehydratase family protein, with the translated sequence MSESKWKVIGASGFVGSSIVARLNAEGISVDPIEAPRLATRALDVDSIIDEADQLEGIIDSLAEAFAGAQVVVNAAGLAAPNMQDLPPLVGANALLPAVIAIAAQRTGVRRVIHLSSAAVQGPRLVLDDSEETNPFSAYSFSKALGEEALLDLQDYFLEEHPDCAPELCILRATSVQGRGRRTTELFAKMASSPFASVAGAGTGKSPVSSVHALAEFVVMLGTFPGELPTIVLQPWEGATVASASVDAGRRHPRRLPEWLCRAAVKAGYTVSELMNDKFAGSVRKVEVMWFGQGIDDSWARDNNLLPTPRVREVLRNAHTALGKKKDRRFEKN
- a CDS encoding glycosyltransferase family 2 protein, with product MAEKYSDVTAFAQPSSDQSSSCDSLNEYPRTVAVVVTYNREDLLPKTLAGIASGERVPTAVVIVDNASTDGTAEYLRTLDYELPVDCIRLEKNMGGAGGFAVGIDRALERHNPDLVWVMDDDTEPTENTLSEAVAAWLNYSPVPSQRPAVVASRVVWTNGEDHPMNTPRTMFAAGQQRHARAQAVGARPIRSASFVSILMDAQAIRRNGGLPIAEFFIWNDDFEFSTRLIHHRDGIAVPSSVAKHHTKTFGTTNADPGPRFYNDVRNKLWVFTRSRTLNPLEKLLYGGSSARLWISTVLRTDDRRTYLGYFLNGVRDGLRAPRPNAQVLEGIYPLTFPGRYGVPATASAVEAEKARGCVSSVPDFSVLMSVYAKENPAYLDQALESNLLNQTVRPSELVLVKDGPLTPELDAVVDRWVQRAEDLDCPPIRVVELAQNVGLAEALNAGLQACSYELVARADSDDLSEPTRFARLIPALVQGGYTVLGSAMLEVNESNTAVESTREAIVDSARLLRAMDSRNPIYHPSVAFVKSAVQQLGGYEFVPGAEDWWLWMRLRDAGYRLGNIPEALVRYRVGAGAYTKRGGVDAWLQDLAIQRRLYTGHGISKLQWAQNMAVRSVYRFVPEQARRSAFRALSYLTARASSRSSGTASEGGM
- a CDS encoding L-threonylcarbamoyladenylate synthase, whose product is MTAKLYPVTTETETREAIEAAREALKAHDTIVMPTDTVYGIAADAFSHQGVAKLLADKGRDRTMPPPVLIFDLAALAGVVDDVPDDIYDLGGRFWPGALTIILHAYPSLSWDLGETRGTVAVRVPDDEFALKLLTEHGPLAVSSANKTGQEAALDAQTAMDSLGEDVAVVIDGGARPKPLESEPNEDGVVVVTERDPAPSTILDCTSFPYVVVREGAISVEELREVVPTILTRAEADEQAARKVEEAETASSAPSESTPSERALDEQADLDEAYEQWDSTHTVSGEPARRASAPVAGSVAASLLGATSALSSAFSTGVDQERSRGYRDNTPKPVRADEPQTHPVPADTARALVFGESKIETAAQSAPAQSEAKPAEAKAEDAKTEATKTEAEAKTEQKDAPEDQL